A portion of the Stella humosa genome contains these proteins:
- a CDS encoding mechanosensitive ion channel domain-containing protein, which yields MTVHPPVPRHPILARPLLPLLWSILALWAALAVAMPAAAQIPPSMLGIGNKPKAEAAAPAQPAALPSAEEVEQLAKTLEDPARRADLIRQLRLLSQAGRPGAAAPDAPAPAPAAIDPGSPGEVVLGQVAAAADAVVRAIVDAGSLMANLPALADWLVDQFDDAESRTRWIGIFSELAVVFGAAILVELIAWGALRRPRQALAARTVRGGRLRRVPYAFLRLVIELAPVAAFAGIAYGTLALLPPDFAARFISLTVVRAVVLAGLVVAIARAVLMPDAPGLRILPLGEESAHYVMIWIRRFVALGIYGFAILDITFLIGLPVSIYQLFERVLGLVLAGLAVVFVLQNRIAVADWLREEPKSHLGQPRVASALCGWLAETWHLMAIIYVVLLAIVWLFQIPSGFTFVLRASALSILIIALAALAQAGARRLIRRVFAVSPRLARDFPNIEARANRYMAIVGIVASTAITAMAVVLLLQAWGLRSLDWLSSSFGQRLTGGLVSIVVVGLLALFVWEVVDRVIDRTLQRLSRQAPTAGSAVRLRTFLPLIRNVAMVVLATIFILVALSEIGVNIAPLLAGASIIGIAVAFGANALVKDVITGLFILIEGTINIGDVVEVDGRAGAVEGLSIRTMRLRDAAGAVHTVPFSNVTSVKNMTRDFSFVVIEANVSYDTDLDMAMKVLADVEEGMRADPAFAGMISAPLAMDGVDRFADSAIIIRARIRTPPGKQWPVSREFNRRMKQAFDRAGIEIPFPHQVVVGEGIRVAEATTQPPAVMPPPQVSPPAQVSPPAQVSPPASAGA from the coding sequence ATGACGGTACATCCCCCGGTGCCCCGGCACCCCATTCTTGCCCGCCCGCTGCTGCCCCTGCTGTGGTCCATCCTGGCCCTGTGGGCGGCGCTGGCCGTCGCCATGCCGGCCGCCGCCCAGATCCCCCCCTCCATGCTGGGGATCGGCAACAAGCCCAAGGCCGAGGCGGCGGCGCCGGCCCAGCCCGCCGCCCTGCCCTCGGCCGAGGAGGTCGAGCAGCTTGCCAAGACGCTGGAGGACCCGGCCCGCCGCGCGGACCTGATCCGCCAGTTGCGCCTGCTGTCGCAGGCCGGCCGGCCGGGTGCTGCCGCCCCCGACGCCCCGGCACCGGCGCCGGCCGCGATCGACCCCGGGTCGCCGGGCGAGGTGGTGCTGGGCCAGGTGGCGGCCGCGGCCGATGCGGTCGTCCGCGCGATCGTCGATGCCGGCAGCCTGATGGCGAACCTGCCGGCGCTGGCCGACTGGCTGGTCGACCAGTTCGACGACGCCGAGAGCCGCACCCGCTGGATCGGCATCTTCTCCGAGCTGGCCGTCGTCTTCGGCGCGGCCATCCTGGTCGAGCTGATCGCCTGGGGCGCGCTGCGCCGGCCGCGCCAGGCACTGGCCGCCCGCACGGTGCGCGGCGGCCGCCTGCGCCGCGTGCCCTACGCCTTTCTGCGGCTGGTCATCGAGCTGGCCCCGGTGGCGGCCTTCGCCGGCATCGCCTATGGCACGCTGGCCCTGCTGCCGCCGGACTTCGCCGCCCGCTTCATCAGCCTGACGGTCGTGCGCGCCGTGGTGCTGGCCGGCCTGGTGGTGGCGATCGCGCGCGCCGTCCTGATGCCCGATGCGCCCGGACTGCGCATCCTGCCGCTGGGCGAGGAGTCGGCCCATTATGTGATGATCTGGATCCGGCGCTTCGTGGCGCTCGGCATCTACGGCTTCGCCATCCTCGACATCACCTTCCTGATCGGCCTGCCCGTTTCCATCTACCAACTCTTCGAGCGCGTGCTGGGGCTGGTGCTGGCGGGGCTGGCCGTGGTCTTCGTGCTGCAGAACCGTATCGCCGTCGCCGACTGGCTGCGCGAGGAGCCGAAAAGCCACCTTGGCCAGCCACGCGTGGCCTCGGCCCTCTGCGGCTGGCTGGCAGAGACCTGGCACCTCATGGCGATCATCTATGTGGTGCTGCTGGCGATCGTCTGGCTGTTCCAGATCCCGAGCGGCTTCACCTTCGTGCTGCGCGCATCGGCCCTGTCGATCCTGATCATCGCGCTGGCGGCGCTGGCCCAGGCGGGCGCGCGCCGGTTGATCCGCCGGGTCTTCGCCGTGTCGCCGAGGCTGGCGCGCGACTTCCCCAACATCGAGGCGCGCGCCAACCGCTACATGGCGATCGTCGGCATCGTCGCCTCCACCGCGATCACGGCGATGGCGGTCGTCCTGCTGCTGCAAGCCTGGGGGCTGCGGTCGCTCGACTGGCTGTCCTCGTCCTTCGGCCAGCGGCTGACGGGCGGGCTGGTGTCGATCGTCGTGGTCGGCCTGCTGGCGCTCTTCGTCTGGGAGGTGGTCGACCGCGTCATCGACCGCACCCTGCAGCGCCTGTCGCGCCAGGCGCCGACGGCCGGCAGTGCGGTGCGCCTGCGCACCTTCCTGCCGCTGATCCGCAACGTCGCCATGGTGGTGCTGGCCACCATCTTCATCCTGGTCGCGCTGTCCGAGATCGGCGTCAACATCGCGCCCCTGCTGGCCGGCGCCAGCATCATCGGCATCGCGGTCGCCTTCGGCGCCAACGCGCTCGTGAAGGACGTCATCACCGGCCTCTTCATCCTGATCGAGGGCACCATCAACATCGGCGACGTGGTGGAGGTGGACGGCCGGGCCGGCGCCGTCGAGGGCCTCAGCATCCGCACCATGCGCCTGCGCGACGCCGCGGGGGCGGTCCATACGGTCCCGTTCTCGAACGTCACCTCGGTCAAGAACATGACGCGGGACTTCAGCTTCGTGGTGATCGAGGCCAACGTCAGCTACGATACGGACCTGGACATGGCGATGAAGGTGCTGGCGGACGTGGAAGAAGGCATGCGTGCCGACCCCGCTTTCGCCGGCATGATCTCGGCGCCGCTTGCGATGGACGGCGTCGACCGCTTCGCCGACAGCGCCATCATCATCCGCGCCCGCATCCGCACGCCACCCGGCAAGCAGTGGCCCGTCTCCCGGGAGTTCAATCGCCGCATGAAGCAGGCATTCGACCGCGCCGGCATTGAGATTCCCTTCCCCCACCAAGTCGTGGTGGGCGAGGGCATTCGTGTGGCCGAGGCGACAACGCAACCCCCGGCCGTCATGCCGCCGCCCCAGGTGTCGCCGCCTGCACAGGTGTCGCCGCCTGCACAGGTATCGCCGCCAGCATCGGCCGGCGCATGA
- a CDS encoding ABC transporter permease: MTATPDIAAWRPYAGRNPRGLWSLYRKEVMRFVKVATQTVMAPLVTTLLFLAVFALALGGADRMVGGVPYVQFLAPGLVMMAIVQNGFANTSSSIVIAKVQGNVVDMLMPPLSPAVLTAGFALAGMTRGLAVGLAVGLAMAIFVGLPVADPFAIVFHAAAGALMLALIGIVAGLWSEKFDHISAVTNFVVTPLAFLSGTFYSVERLPAEWAFIAHLNPFFYMIDGFRAGFIGHADGNRLVGFAVLITADLGLWILCHRLFRIGYKLKP; this comes from the coding sequence ATGACCGCCACCCCCGACATCGCGGCCTGGCGCCCCTATGCCGGGCGCAACCCGCGCGGGTTGTGGTCGCTCTACCGCAAGGAGGTGATGCGCTTCGTCAAGGTCGCCACCCAGACGGTGATGGCGCCCCTGGTGACGACGCTGCTGTTCCTGGCCGTGTTCGCCCTGGCGCTGGGCGGGGCCGACCGCATGGTGGGCGGCGTGCCCTATGTCCAGTTCCTGGCGCCGGGGCTGGTGATGATGGCGATCGTCCAGAACGGCTTCGCCAACACCTCGTCCTCGATCGTCATCGCCAAGGTGCAGGGCAACGTCGTCGACATGCTGATGCCGCCCTTGTCGCCGGCCGTGCTGACGGCGGGGTTCGCGCTGGCCGGCATGACGCGCGGGCTGGCGGTGGGCCTGGCCGTCGGCCTGGCGATGGCGATCTTCGTCGGCCTGCCGGTGGCCGACCCGTTCGCCATCGTCTTCCATGCCGCGGCAGGCGCGCTGATGCTGGCCCTGATCGGCATCGTGGCCGGCCTGTGGTCCGAGAAGTTCGACCATATCTCGGCCGTGACCAATTTCGTGGTGACGCCGCTGGCCTTCCTGTCCGGCACCTTCTACTCGGTCGAGCGGCTGCCGGCGGAATGGGCCTTCATCGCCCATCTCAACCCTTTCTTCTACATGATCGACGGTTTCCGGGCGGGCTTCATCGGCCATGCCGACGGCAACCGGCTGGTCGGGTTCGCGGTCCTGATCACGGCCGACCTCGGGCTCTGGATTCTCTGCCATCGCCTGTTCCGGATCGGCTACAAGCTGAAGCCCTGA
- a CDS encoding gamma-glutamyltransferase family protein: protein MTPRRRPAIAALLLALLLPAVPEAAERAVVTSAHPIASAAGKAILDQGGNAIDAAVAVQMALSVVEPHASGIGGGAFLLLWDPARPAVVRAFDGLASQPARAAISISYEADGSRLPYERVENSGRSVGVPGAVAMLAELHAKEGRLPWSALFAPAIRAAEDGFPMPPYLHHALVVVGAKLKDPALRAEWMDADGRPRPLGTIVRNQAQAASLRLIAEKGADALRQGELARAIIAAVTSDEAAPGWMTEADLAAYRPRERDALCAPALGHRICSMPPPSYGGVVTLQILAMAGQHGIASLPPDSPAAAHLFLEASRLAYADRLLHIGDPDFEQVPTAGLVDPIYLRQRASQIRADAVIPKVTAGDPPGRRADIVPSEPGSEPTTSHLAIVDRDGRIVSMTTTINLYFGSKIAAGGFFLNNALTNFSAQMRDGQLAVNRMMPGKRPYTSMAPTIAFDAAGKPVLAVGAAGGVRIPSYVAQAELGVLAWGMDIGAAMAQPHWHNANSQSEVESETPAVALQDALRALGHQPKVQAMQSGLAGIARTPAGWVGAADARRDGAAVGD, encoded by the coding sequence ATGACGCCACGCCGCCGGCCCGCCATCGCCGCCCTTCTGCTGGCCCTGCTGCTGCCGGCGGTGCCGGAAGCCGCCGAGCGGGCGGTCGTCACCTCGGCCCACCCGATCGCCTCGGCCGCGGGCAAGGCGATCCTGGACCAGGGCGGCAACGCGATCGACGCGGCGGTCGCCGTCCAGATGGCGCTGTCGGTGGTGGAGCCGCACGCGTCGGGCATCGGCGGCGGCGCCTTCCTGCTGCTGTGGGACCCCGCCCGCCCGGCGGTCGTGCGCGCCTTCGACGGCCTCGCCTCCCAGCCGGCGCGCGCCGCCATCAGCATATCCTACGAGGCCGACGGGTCCCGCCTGCCCTACGAACGGGTCGAGAATTCGGGCCGGTCGGTCGGCGTGCCCGGTGCCGTCGCGATGCTGGCCGAGCTGCACGCCAAGGAGGGCCGCCTGCCCTGGTCCGCCCTGTTCGCGCCCGCGATCCGGGCGGCCGAGGACGGCTTTCCCATGCCGCCCTACCTGCACCATGCGCTGGTGGTGGTGGGGGCCAAGCTGAAGGACCCGGCCCTGCGGGCGGAATGGATGGACGCCGACGGCCGGCCGCGCCCGCTGGGTACCATCGTGCGCAACCAGGCCCAGGCGGCAAGCCTGCGGCTGATCGCCGAAAAGGGCGCCGACGCGTTGCGACAGGGCGAGTTGGCCCGCGCCATCATCGCCGCCGTCACCAGCGACGAGGCCGCCCCGGGCTGGATGACGGAGGCCGACCTGGCCGCCTATCGCCCGCGCGAGCGCGATGCCTTGTGCGCCCCGGCGCTGGGCCATCGCATCTGCTCCATGCCGCCGCCGTCCTATGGCGGGGTCGTCACCCTGCAGATCCTGGCGATGGCGGGCCAGCACGGCATCGCCAGCCTGCCGCCGGACAGCCCGGCCGCCGCCCACCTCTTCCTGGAGGCCAGCCGCCTGGCCTATGCCGATCGCCTGCTCCATATCGGCGACCCGGATTTCGAGCAGGTGCCGACCGCGGGCCTGGTCGACCCGATCTATCTGCGCCAGCGGGCCAGCCAGATCCGTGCCGACGCCGTCATCCCGAAGGTGACGGCCGGCGACCCGCCGGGACGGCGGGCCGACATCGTGCCGTCGGAGCCGGGCAGCGAGCCGACCACGAGCCACCTGGCTATCGTCGATCGCGATGGCCGCATCGTGTCGATGACCACCACCATCAATCTCTATTTCGGCTCGAAGATCGCCGCCGGCGGCTTCTTCCTGAACAACGCCCTGACCAACTTCTCGGCCCAGATGCGCGACGGGCAGCTCGCGGTCAACCGCATGATGCCGGGCAAGCGTCCCTACACCTCGATGGCGCCGACGATCGCCTTCGACGCCGCGGGAAAGCCCGTGCTGGCCGTGGGTGCCGCCGGCGGCGTGCGCATCCCCAGCTACGTCGCCCAGGCCGAGCTGGGCGTGCTGGCCTGGGGCATGGACATCGGCGCTGCCATGGCCCAGCCGCACTGGCACAATGCCAACAGCCAGAGCGAGGTCGAGAGCGAGACCCCGGCGGTCGCCTTGCAGGATGCCCTGCGGGCGCTGGGCCACCAGCCGAAGGTGCAGGCGATGCAGAGCGGCCTGGCCGGCATCGCCCGCACACCCGCGGGCTGGGTGGGCGCGGCCGATGCCCGGCGCGACGGCGCCGCCGTCGGCGACTGA
- a CDS encoding N-6 DNA methylase produces MLVGEIRSQIDSIWNDFWSGGVSNPLSVIEQITYLLFIKRLDELQSVEEHKANTLRAPLERRIFPEGADPRGEPYENLRWSRFRDKEPREMFRIVEEHVFPFIRERVAAEGSLARSMRDARFQIPTPALLAKAVDKLDHVRMGDRDTKGDVYEYMLGKIASAGQNGQFRTPRHIIALMTALMAPTPKDVICDPAAGTCGFLVAASEYLREHHAGLFRDDAQRRHFHEQAFHGFDFDPTMLRIGAMNMILHGVENPVIEYRDSLSEDIAGEKERYSLILANPPFAGSLDYEQTARDLQQVVKTKKTELLFLALFLRLLRTGGRAAVIVPDGVLFGSSKAHKELRRMLVEDHKLDAVISLPSGVFRPYAGVSTAILCFTKTGVGGTDHVWFYDMKADGLSLDDKRQELLPAEKLGPTPDADLTEAEHEKNNLPDILKRWMERDGAERERPRTAQSFCVPKKDIVHDGAYDLSINRYRQTLRVVVGDIGPAEIVETLKSLRDEIAEEFKNIERTATVAPSRRGWRRLRLDEVTECLDRLRKPVKESDRIPGTVPYYGANGQQGWIDRPIFNEDLVLVAEDGGFFDQPWRGVSYKISGPSWVNNHAHILRPIRSIIDVNYLHHALRNFDFTKYISGTTRSKLTQAQLNSTIILVPPIEEQVIIANEFDRIDALKMKLKSSLLVANTLDAAIQRQFFDYNDDLASPKT; encoded by the coding sequence TTGCTGGTCGGGGAAATCCGCAGTCAGATCGACAGCATCTGGAATGACTTCTGGTCGGGCGGCGTTTCGAACCCGCTGAGCGTGATCGAGCAGATCACCTACCTGCTGTTCATCAAGCGCCTGGACGAGTTGCAATCCGTCGAGGAGCACAAGGCCAACACCCTGAGGGCGCCACTGGAGCGGCGGATATTCCCCGAGGGCGCTGATCCACGCGGCGAGCCCTACGAAAACCTGCGCTGGTCACGGTTCCGGGACAAGGAGCCGCGCGAGATGTTCCGGATCGTCGAGGAGCACGTCTTCCCCTTCATCCGTGAGCGGGTCGCCGCCGAGGGCTCGCTGGCCAGGAGCATGCGCGACGCGCGCTTCCAGATCCCGACGCCGGCCCTCCTGGCCAAGGCGGTCGACAAGCTCGACCATGTGCGCATGGGCGACCGCGACACCAAGGGCGATGTCTACGAGTACATGCTGGGCAAGATCGCCAGCGCCGGCCAGAATGGACAGTTCCGCACGCCCCGCCACATCATCGCGCTGATGACGGCGCTGATGGCGCCGACGCCCAAGGACGTGATCTGCGACCCGGCGGCGGGAACCTGCGGCTTCCTGGTGGCGGCCAGCGAATACCTGCGCGAGCACCACGCCGGGCTATTCCGCGACGACGCCCAGCGCCGGCACTTCCACGAGCAGGCATTTCACGGCTTCGACTTCGACCCGACCATGCTGCGCATCGGGGCGATGAACATGATCCTGCACGGGGTGGAGAACCCCGTGATCGAGTATCGCGACAGCCTGTCGGAGGACATCGCCGGCGAGAAGGAGCGCTACAGCCTCATCCTCGCCAACCCGCCGTTCGCGGGCTCGCTGGACTACGAGCAGACCGCCCGCGACCTGCAGCAGGTGGTGAAGACCAAGAAGACCGAGCTGCTGTTCCTGGCCCTCTTCCTGCGCCTGCTGCGCACCGGCGGCCGGGCGGCGGTGATCGTGCCCGACGGGGTGCTGTTCGGCTCGTCCAAGGCGCACAAGGAGCTGCGCCGCATGCTGGTCGAGGATCACAAGCTGGACGCGGTGATCTCGCTGCCGTCCGGTGTGTTCCGGCCCTATGCGGGTGTGTCGACGGCGATCCTCTGCTTCACAAAGACGGGCGTCGGCGGAACGGACCACGTCTGGTTCTATGACATGAAGGCAGACGGCCTGTCGCTGGACGACAAGCGGCAGGAGCTGCTGCCGGCGGAGAAGCTGGGCCCGACGCCGGATGCCGACCTGACGGAGGCCGAGCACGAGAAGAACAACTTGCCCGACATCCTCAAGCGTTGGATGGAGCGGGATGGCGCCGAACGCGAGCGGCCACGAACGGCGCAGAGCTTTTGTGTACCTAAGAAAGATATCGTGCACGATGGTGCCTACGATCTTTCTATAAATCGCTACCGACAAACATTGCGTGTTGTGGTCGGCGACATTGGCCCAGCAGAAATAGTTGAGACTCTGAAATCTCTGAGAGATGAGATCGCAGAAGAATTCAAAAATATTGAACGCACCGCAACGGTTGCACCTTCCCGCAGAGGCTGGAGGAGACTGCGCTTGGATGAGGTAACGGAATGTTTAGACCGACTCCGAAAGCCAGTTAAGGAAAGCGATCGGATACCCGGCACCGTCCCCTACTATGGCGCCAATGGTCAACAAGGCTGGATAGATAGGCCGATATTTAATGAAGATCTTGTTCTTGTAGCAGAAGATGGTGGTTTTTTTGATCAACCATGGCGCGGCGTGTCATACAAAATATCCGGACCTTCGTGGGTTAATAATCACGCACACATACTCCGCCCGATAAGATCAATAATAGATGTTAATTATCTTCACCATGCTTTGCGTAATTTTGATTTCACGAAATATATATCAGGGACAACAAGATCAAAATTAACTCAAGCACAATTAAATTCCACTATCATACTTGTTCCGCCAATTGAAGAACAAGTTATAATTGCGAATGAGTTCGATAGAATTGATGCCCTAAAAATGAAGCTTAAATCTTCGCTTCTTGTTGCAAACACATTAGATGCAGCAATTCAACGACAATTCTTCGACTATAACGATGATTTAGCGTCACCAAAAACATAG
- a CDS encoding DEAD/DEAH box helicase family protein has product MPQFSFLAAEFSEIHRLAALAEGMARTDARGACFYARLALETMVGWLYRHERSLRPPYEKTLSALIHEATFRNLVGPALLAKAKVVKDLGNRAVHEGGRPVPPSDGIAAVRELFHLTYWLARTYARGAKPAGAIEFVADALPVNKAVAVARLDQLNAAAQRFVEAEKAREAAEARQRASEEDRARLEAEIARLQAEVAAAKAANTQAPDTHDYGEAATRDLFIDLLLREAGWSFTRPGHDTEYRVTGMPNQPGEGFVDYVLWGDDGRPLAIVEAKRTRKDGRAGQQQAKLYADCLEAMTGQRPVIFCSNGYEHWIWDDGRYPPRPIQGFLTKDELELAIRRRTTMQPLGSATIDGTIVERYYQTRAIRRVAEAFEKDKARRALLVMATGSGKTRAVIALCDLLMRANWARRILFLADRQALVNQAVGAFRKFLPDTSPVNLLMDRRATGRVYVSTYPTMMNLIDKAEGETRRFGPGHFDLIVIDEAHRSIYRKYGAIFDYFDSLLVGLTATPKDEVDRDTYRLFDLQRGVPTDAYGLEEAVNDGFLVPPLAVSVPLKFQRGGIRYDDLSEDEKEQWDAVEWDDDGNVPAAIEPTALNTWLFNADTVDKVLEHLMTHGQRVADGDRLGKTIIFAKNQDHARFIVARFDKAYPHHAGAFARVIISADSYAQSLIDDFSQPAKAPHIAVSVDMLDTGIDVPEVVNLVFFKVVRSKTKFWQMLGRGTRLCPDLFGPGRHKTHFTVFDFCQNFEFFNQNPEVTDGAIGDSLSKRLFAARVELICALDALHPSGDLLLIKAVPTEGPAGAGLSEDKAAFESGDNAASASARLRDEVARILREEIAGMSVDNFLVRAHRRHVEKFGDPAAWVRLSLDDQAELVNEVAGLPSSVADDDLAAKQFDALILRTQLAVLRAESAFGGLRKKVVTLATLLEEMSNIPAVARELVLIQEVQGDDFWQDVTAPMLETVRRRLRALIKLIEVKGREIVYTDFEDAIGPGTAVELQGVGAGTDVIRFRLKARHFLRANEDHIAVQKLRRNEPLTPTDLAELERIFVEAQVAAPEDLERVQADGGLGLFVRSLVGLDREAAKAVFGAFTAQRRLSANQIEFLNMIIDHLTERGSMDPRLLYESPFTDLDPMGLAGMFGDDAGAVVDILAEVRRRTAA; this is encoded by the coding sequence ATGCCGCAGTTCTCCTTCCTCGCCGCCGAGTTTTCCGAGATTCACCGCCTTGCGGCGCTGGCGGAGGGGATGGCGCGGACGGATGCACGGGGGGCGTGCTTCTATGCGCGGCTGGCGCTGGAGACAATGGTCGGCTGGCTCTACAGGCATGAGCGCAGCCTGCGGCCGCCGTATGAGAAGACTTTGTCGGCGCTGATCCACGAGGCAACGTTCCGCAACCTGGTGGGTCCGGCGCTGCTCGCCAAGGCCAAGGTGGTCAAGGACCTGGGCAACAGGGCCGTTCACGAGGGTGGTCGCCCCGTGCCGCCCAGCGACGGGATCGCCGCGGTGCGGGAGTTGTTCCACCTGACCTATTGGCTGGCGCGCACCTATGCGCGCGGGGCGAAGCCGGCGGGCGCGATCGAATTCGTGGCCGACGCGCTGCCGGTCAACAAGGCGGTGGCGGTCGCCCGGCTCGACCAGTTGAATGCCGCGGCCCAGCGCTTCGTCGAGGCGGAGAAGGCGCGCGAGGCGGCGGAGGCGCGGCAACGCGCCAGCGAGGAGGACCGCGCCCGGCTGGAGGCCGAGATCGCGCGGCTGCAGGCCGAAGTGGCCGCCGCCAAGGCCGCCAACACGCAGGCGCCGGATACGCACGACTATGGCGAGGCGGCGACCCGCGACCTGTTCATCGACCTGTTGCTGCGCGAGGCCGGCTGGAGCTTCACCCGGCCCGGCCACGACACCGAGTATCGCGTCACCGGCATGCCCAACCAGCCGGGCGAGGGCTTCGTCGACTATGTGCTGTGGGGCGACGACGGCCGGCCGCTGGCCATCGTCGAGGCCAAGCGCACCCGCAAGGACGGGCGCGCCGGCCAGCAGCAGGCCAAGCTCTATGCCGACTGCCTGGAGGCGATGACCGGGCAGCGGCCGGTGATCTTCTGCTCCAACGGCTACGAGCACTGGATCTGGGACGACGGGCGCTACCCGCCCCGGCCAATCCAGGGTTTCCTGACCAAGGACGAGTTGGAGTTGGCGATCCGCCGGCGCACGACCATGCAGCCGCTGGGTTCGGCCACGATCGACGGGACGATCGTCGAGCGCTACTACCAGACCCGTGCCATCCGCCGCGTGGCAGAGGCCTTCGAGAAGGACAAGGCCCGTCGCGCGCTGCTGGTCATGGCCACCGGCTCGGGCAAGACGCGCGCGGTGATCGCGCTCTGCGACCTCCTGATGCGGGCGAACTGGGCACGTCGCATCCTGTTCCTGGCCGATCGCCAGGCGCTGGTGAACCAGGCCGTGGGTGCCTTCAGGAAATTCCTGCCGGACACATCGCCAGTCAACCTGCTGATGGACAGGCGGGCGACCGGCCGGGTCTATGTCTCGACCTATCCGACGATGATGAACCTGATCGACAAGGCCGAGGGCGAGACCCGGCGCTTCGGCCCCGGCCACTTCGACCTGATCGTCATCGACGAGGCGCATCGCTCGATCTATCGCAAGTACGGCGCGATCTTCGACTATTTCGACAGCCTGCTGGTGGGCCTGACCGCCACGCCCAAGGACGAGGTGGATCGCGACACCTATCGCCTGTTCGACCTGCAGCGGGGCGTGCCGACCGACGCCTATGGCCTGGAGGAGGCGGTCAATGACGGCTTCCTGGTGCCGCCGCTCGCTGTCTCGGTGCCGTTGAAGTTCCAGCGCGGCGGCATCCGCTATGACGACCTCTCCGAGGACGAGAAGGAGCAGTGGGACGCCGTCGAATGGGACGACGACGGCAACGTGCCGGCCGCGATAGAGCCCACCGCCTTGAATACCTGGCTGTTCAACGCCGACACGGTGGACAAGGTGCTGGAGCACCTGATGACCCACGGCCAGCGGGTGGCCGACGGCGACCGGCTTGGCAAGACCATCATATTCGCGAAGAACCAGGACCACGCCCGCTTCATCGTCGCGCGGTTCGACAAGGCCTATCCGCACCACGCAGGCGCCTTCGCCAGGGTGATCATCTCGGCCGATTCCTATGCCCAGAGCCTGATCGACGACTTCAGCCAGCCAGCGAAGGCACCGCACATCGCCGTGTCGGTCGACATGCTGGACACCGGCATCGACGTGCCCGAGGTGGTGAACCTGGTGTTCTTCAAGGTCGTGCGTTCGAAGACGAAGTTCTGGCAGATGCTGGGACGGGGCACGCGGCTTTGCCCCGACCTGTTCGGACCCGGCCGGCACAAGACGCATTTCACGGTGTTCGACTTCTGCCAGAACTTCGAGTTCTTCAACCAGAACCCGGAGGTGACCGACGGCGCGATCGGGGATTCCCTTTCCAAGCGCCTGTTCGCCGCGCGGGTCGAATTGATCTGTGCCCTGGACGCGTTGCACCCGTCGGGCGACTTGCTGTTGATCAAGGCTGTCCCCACCGAGGGCCCTGCTGGCGCAGGCCTGTCCGAGGACAAGGCAGCGTTCGAAAGTGGCGACAACGCCGCGTCGGCTTCTGCCAGGCTGCGCGATGAGGTGGCCAGGATACTGCGCGAAGAGATCGCCGGCATGAGCGTGGACAATTTTCTGGTCCGCGCGCATCGACGCCATGTGGAGAAGTTCGGCGATCCGGCAGCCTGGGTGCGCCTCAGCCTCGACGACCAAGCCGAGCTGGTCAACGAGGTGGCCGGCCTGCCCAGCAGCGTCGCCGACGACGACCTGGCGGCCAAGCAGTTCGACGCCCTCATCCTGCGTACCCAGCTCGCGGTGCTGAGGGCGGAGAGCGCGTTCGGCGGCCTGAGAAAGAAGGTGGTCACGCTGGCCACGCTGCTGGAGGAGATGTCGAACATTCCCGCGGTAGCGCGCGAGCTTGTCCTGATCCAGGAAGTCCAGGGCGACGACTTCTGGCAGGACGTCACAGCGCCGATGCTGGAGACGGTGCGCCGACGCCTGCGCGCGCTGATCAAGCTGATCGAGGTGAAGGGGCGAGAGATCGTCTACACCGACTTCGAGGATGCGATTGGCCCAGGCACCGCGGTCGAATTGCAAGGCGTGGGCGCCGGCACCGACGTGATTCGCTTCCGACTGAAGGCGCGCCACTTCCTGCGAGCGAACGAGGACCACATCGCGGTGCAGAAGCTCCGGCGCAACGAGCCGCTGACCCCTACGGACTTGGCCGAATTGGAACGCATCTTCGTAGAGGCGCAAGTCGCAGCACCGGAAGACCTGGAACGCGTGCAAGCGGACGGCGGCCTGGGGCTGTTCGTCCGGTCCCTGGTGGGGCTGGATCGTGAAGCCGCCAAGGCTGTCTTCGGCGCCTTCACGGCCCAGCGGCGGTTGTCGGCCAATCAGATCGAGTTCCTGAACATGATCATCGATCACCTGACGGAGCGAGGCTCGATGGACCCTCGCCTGCTCTACGAGAGCCCATTCACGGACCTGGACCCGATGGGCCTCGCGGGAATGTTCGGCGACGACGCCGGCGCCGTCGTGGATATCCTCGCCGAAGTCCGCCGCCGGACAGCCGCCTAG